The following proteins are encoded in a genomic region of Streptomyces sp. NBC_01723:
- the atpD gene encoding F0F1 ATP synthase subunit beta: protein MTTTVEPTAASGVASGRVARVIGPVVDVEFPVDAMPEIYNALHVEVADPAQEGQLKTLTLEVAQHLGDGLVRTISMQPTDGLVRQAAVTDTGSAISVPVGDFTKGKVFNTLGEVLNVDEQYTGERWPIHRKAPNFDELESKTEMFETGVKVIDLLTPYVKGGKIGLFGGAGVGKTVLIQEMIYRVANNHDGVSVFAGVGERTREGNDLIDEMSESGVIDKTALVFGQMDEPPGTRLRVALAGLTMAEYFRDVQKQDVLFFIDNIFRFTQAGSEVSTLLGRMPSAVGYQPNLADEMGLLQERITSTRGHSITSMQAIYVPADDLTDPAPATTFAHLDATTVLSRPISEKGIYPAVDPLDSTSRILDPRYIAADHYQAAMRVKNILQKYKDLQDIIAILGIDELGEEDKLVVQRARRVERFLSQNTHVAKQFTGVDGSDVPLDESITAFNAICDGEYDHFPEQAFFMCGGIEDLKKNAKELGVS, encoded by the coding sequence CCCGGTCGTCGACGTGGAGTTCCCCGTCGACGCGATGCCGGAGATCTACAACGCGCTGCACGTCGAGGTCGCCGACCCGGCCCAGGAGGGTCAGCTCAAGACCCTGACCCTGGAAGTCGCCCAGCACCTGGGTGACGGCCTGGTCCGCACCATCTCGATGCAGCCCACCGACGGTCTGGTCCGCCAGGCTGCGGTGACCGACACGGGTTCGGCCATCTCCGTGCCCGTCGGCGACTTCACCAAGGGCAAGGTGTTCAACACCCTCGGTGAGGTGCTGAACGTCGACGAGCAGTACACGGGTGAGCGCTGGCCGATCCACCGCAAGGCGCCCAACTTCGACGAGCTCGAGTCGAAGACCGAGATGTTCGAGACCGGCGTCAAGGTCATCGACCTGCTGACCCCGTACGTCAAGGGCGGCAAGATCGGTCTGTTCGGCGGTGCCGGCGTCGGCAAGACGGTGCTCATCCAGGAGATGATCTACCGCGTCGCCAACAACCACGACGGTGTCTCCGTGTTCGCCGGTGTCGGTGAGCGCACCCGTGAGGGCAACGACCTCATCGACGAGATGAGCGAGTCCGGCGTCATCGACAAGACCGCGCTGGTCTTCGGTCAGATGGACGAGCCGCCGGGCACCCGTCTGCGCGTCGCGCTGGCCGGCCTGACCATGGCCGAGTACTTCCGTGACGTCCAGAAGCAGGACGTGCTGTTCTTCATCGACAACATCTTCCGCTTCACCCAGGCCGGTTCCGAGGTCTCGACCCTGCTCGGCCGCATGCCCTCCGCGGTGGGCTACCAGCCGAACCTGGCCGACGAGATGGGTCTCCTCCAGGAGCGCATCACCTCGACCCGTGGTCACTCGATCACCTCGATGCAGGCGATCTACGTCCCCGCGGACGACCTGACCGACCCGGCCCCGGCCACCACCTTCGCCCACCTCGACGCGACGACGGTGCTCTCCCGTCCGATCTCCGAGAAGGGCATCTACCCGGCCGTGGACCCGCTGGACTCGACGTCCCGCATCCTCGACCCGCGGTACATCGCGGCGGACCACTACCAGGCCGCGATGCGCGTGAAGAACATCCTGCAGAAGTACAAGGACCTGCAGGACATCATCGCGATCCTCGGTATCGACGAGCTCGGCGAGGAGGACAAGCTGGTCGTCCAGCGTGCCCGCCGCGTGGAGCGCTTCCTGTCCCAGAACACCCACGTCGCCAAGCAGTTCACCGGCGTGGACGGCTCCGACGTGCCGCTGGACGAGTCGATCACCGCGTTCAACGCGATCTGCGACGGCGAGTACGACCACTTCCCGGAGCAGGCGTTCTTCATGTGCGGTGGCATCGAGGACCTGAAGAAGAACGCGAAGGAGCTCGGCGTCTCCTGA
- a CDS encoding F0F1 ATP synthase subunit epsilon, protein MAADLHVALVAADREVWSGEATLVVARTTSGDIGVMPGHQPLLGVLESGPVTIRTSDGGTVVAAVHGGFISFADNKLSLLAEIAELSDEIDVQRAERELERAKAEGDAHAERRADVRLRAAAGR, encoded by the coding sequence TTGGCTGCTGATCTGCACGTCGCGCTGGTCGCGGCCGACCGAGAGGTCTGGTCCGGCGAGGCCACCCTGGTCGTCGCGCGCACCACGTCCGGCGACATCGGCGTCATGCCCGGTCACCAGCCGCTGCTCGGTGTGCTGGAGTCGGGCCCGGTGACCATTCGTACGAGTGACGGTGGGACGGTCGTCGCCGCGGTGCACGGCGGTTTCATCTCGTTCGCCGACAACAAGCTGTCCCTGCTGGCCGAGATCGCCGAGCTGTCGGACGAGATCGACGTCCAGCGTGCGGAGCGGGAGCTCGAGCGCGCGAAGGCGGAGGGCGACGCCCACGCCGAGCGTCGCGCGGACGTCCGACTGCGCGCGGCGGCGGGGCGCTGA
- a CDS encoding DUF2550 domain-containing protein gives MVLALTVCGIVVALVVIGLFVFGLRRRLIQRSGGTFDCSLRWDAPKEGDTGGKGWSYGVARYNGDRVEWYRVFSYSPRPRRVLERSAIEVAGRRVPDGEEELALLSDAVVLACLHRGTRLELAMSEDALTGFLAWLEAAPPGQRVNVA, from the coding sequence ATGGTCCTCGCTCTGACTGTGTGCGGAATTGTCGTCGCCCTGGTGGTGATCGGGCTCTTCGTCTTCGGTCTGCGCCGCCGGCTGATCCAGCGTTCGGGCGGCACCTTCGACTGCTCCCTGCGCTGGGACGCCCCCAAGGAGGGCGACACCGGCGGCAAGGGCTGGTCCTACGGCGTCGCCCGCTACAACGGCGACCGGGTCGAGTGGTACCGCGTCTTCTCGTACTCCCCGCGCCCCCGCCGGGTCCTGGAACGCTCCGCGATCGAGGTGGCCGGCCGCCGGGTGCCGGACGGCGAGGAGGAGCTGGCGTTGCTCTCCGACGCCGTGGTCCTGGCCTGTCTGCACCGGGGCACACGGCTCGAACTGGCGATGAGCGAAGACGCGCTGACCGGATTCCTCGCGTGGCTGGAGGCAGCCCCGCCCGGTCAGCGAGTGAATGTGGCGTAG
- a CDS encoding glycoside hydrolase family 18 chitinase, translated as MRFRHRVAALVACLSLPLAGLVGLASPAQTATWGSPRSSAAESGGATATFSKTSDWGTGFGGNWTVKNTGTTSISSWTVEWDFPSGTKVTSAWDATVTNSGNHWTAKNVGWNGTLAPGASVSFGFNGSGPGSPSNCKLNGGSCDGGSTPGDAAPSAPGTPTASDVTDTSVKLSWSAATDDKGIKNYDVLRGGTKVATVTGTTYTNTGLTKGTDYSYTVQARDTADQTGPASGAVQVRTTGGGGGEPGPSGKVNLGYFTEWGIYGRNYHVKNLVTSGSASKITHINYAFGNVKNGQCTVDDTFAAYEKAYTADQSVSGTADTWDQPLRGNFNQLRQLKAKYPHIKVLYSFGGWTYSGGFGQAAQNPAAFAKSCKAVVEDPRWADVFDGIDIDWEYPNACGLTCDTSGPAAFKNLSQALRNEFGSNYLVTAAITADGSNGGKIDAADYGGASQYLDWYNVMTYDYFGAWANTGPTAPHSPLTSYSGIPTAGFNSADAIAKLKAKGVPSAKLLLGIGFYGRGWTGVTQSAPGGTATGAAPGTYEAGIEDYKVLKNACPVTGTVAGTAYAHCGNQWWSYDTPSTIAGKMTWAKNQGLGGAFFWEFSGDTANGELVSAINSGLK; from the coding sequence ATGCGCTTCAGACACAGAGTCGCGGCCCTGGTCGCGTGTCTGTCACTCCCGCTGGCCGGACTGGTCGGCCTGGCGAGTCCGGCCCAGACCGCGACATGGGGGTCCCCCCGCTCGAGCGCGGCCGAGAGTGGGGGAGCCACGGCCACGTTCAGCAAGACCTCGGACTGGGGCACGGGCTTCGGCGGCAACTGGACGGTGAAGAACACCGGCACCACGTCCATCAGCTCCTGGACCGTCGAGTGGGACTTCCCCTCCGGCACCAAGGTCACCTCCGCCTGGGACGCCACGGTCACCAACTCCGGCAACCACTGGACCGCCAAGAACGTCGGCTGGAACGGGACGCTCGCCCCCGGCGCCTCGGTCTCCTTCGGCTTCAACGGCAGCGGCCCCGGTTCCCCCTCCAACTGCAAACTCAACGGCGGCAGCTGTGACGGCGGGTCCACCCCCGGCGACGCGGCTCCCTCCGCCCCCGGCACCCCCACCGCCTCGGACGTCACCGACACCTCGGTGAAGCTGTCCTGGTCGGCGGCGACCGACGACAAGGGCATCAAGAACTACGACGTCCTGCGCGGCGGCACGAAGGTCGCCACCGTCACCGGCACCACCTACACCAACACCGGCCTGACCAAGGGCACCGACTACTCGTACACGGTCCAGGCCCGCGACACCGCCGACCAGACCGGACCGGCCAGCGGCGCCGTCCAGGTCCGCACCACCGGCGGCGGCGGGGGCGAGCCCGGCCCGAGCGGCAAGGTCAACCTCGGCTACTTCACCGAGTGGGGCATCTACGGCCGCAACTACCACGTCAAGAACCTGGTGACCTCGGGCTCCGCCTCGAAGATCACCCACATCAACTACGCGTTCGGCAACGTCAAGAACGGCCAGTGCACCGTCGACGACACCTTCGCCGCGTACGAGAAGGCCTACACCGCCGACCAGTCCGTCAGCGGCACCGCCGACACCTGGGACCAGCCGCTGCGCGGCAACTTCAACCAGCTGCGCCAGCTGAAGGCCAAGTACCCGCACATCAAGGTGCTGTACTCCTTCGGCGGCTGGACCTACTCCGGCGGCTTCGGCCAGGCCGCGCAGAACCCGGCGGCGTTCGCCAAGTCCTGCAAGGCCGTGGTGGAGGACCCGCGCTGGGCCGACGTCTTCGACGGCATCGACATCGACTGGGAGTACCCGAACGCCTGCGGCCTGACCTGCGACACCTCCGGTCCCGCTGCGTTCAAGAACCTCTCCCAGGCACTGCGCAACGAGTTCGGCTCCAACTACCTGGTCACCGCGGCCATCACCGCGGACGGCTCCAACGGCGGCAAGATCGACGCGGCCGACTACGGCGGCGCCTCCCAGTACCTCGACTGGTACAACGTGATGACGTACGACTACTTCGGCGCCTGGGCCAACACCGGCCCGACCGCCCCGCACTCCCCGCTGACCTCGTACTCCGGCATCCCGACCGCGGGCTTCAACTCCGCGGACGCGATCGCCAAGCTCAAGGCCAAGGGCGTGCCGTCCGCCAAGCTCCTGCTCGGCATCGGCTTCTACGGCCGCGGCTGGACCGGCGTCACCCAGTCGGCCCCCGGCGGCACCGCGACCGGCGCGGCACCCGGCACCTACGAGGCCGGCATCGAGGACTACAAGGTCCTGAAGAACGCCTGTCCCGTCACCGGCACGGTCGCCGGCACGGCGTACGCGCACTGCGGCAACCAGTGGTGGTCGTACGACACCCCGTCGACCATCGCGGGCAAGATGACCTGGGCCAAGAACCAGGGCCTGGGCGGCGCCTTCTTCTGGGAGTTCAGCGGTGACACCGCGAACGGCGAGCTGGTGAGCGCCATCAACAGCGGTCTGAAGTAA
- a CDS encoding response regulator, whose product MIRVVVAEDQSAVRAGLVLILGSAPDIEVVGEAADGERAVALARELRPDLVLMDVQMPRMDGVSATAIVVGEGLADVLVLTTFDLDEYVFGALRAGAAGFLLKNTEAQDLLAAVRTVAGGEGIVAPAVTRRLIAEFAAKPVRDPAADPAVLRELTRREREVLSCLGEGLSNAAIAERLDMAEATVKTHVSRLLGKLSLRSRVQAAVLAQELGI is encoded by the coding sequence ATGATCCGCGTCGTCGTCGCCGAGGACCAGTCCGCCGTGCGCGCGGGACTGGTGCTGATCCTCGGCAGCGCACCGGACATCGAGGTCGTCGGGGAGGCCGCGGACGGCGAGCGGGCGGTGGCGCTGGCCCGGGAGCTGCGCCCCGACCTGGTGCTGATGGACGTTCAGATGCCGCGCATGGACGGGGTGTCGGCGACCGCGATCGTGGTCGGCGAGGGGCTGGCCGACGTGCTGGTGCTGACCACCTTCGACCTGGACGAGTACGTCTTCGGGGCGCTGCGGGCGGGGGCCGCCGGGTTCCTGCTGAAGAACACGGAGGCCCAGGACCTGCTCGCGGCCGTGCGCACGGTGGCGGGCGGCGAGGGCATCGTCGCCCCGGCCGTCACCCGGCGCCTGATCGCGGAGTTCGCGGCGAAGCCGGTGCGGGATCCGGCCGCCGACCCGGCGGTGCTGCGGGAGCTGACCCGGCGGGAGCGCGAGGTGCTGTCCTGCCTCGGCGAGGGGCTGTCCAACGCCGCGATCGCCGAGCGTCTCGACATGGCGGAGGCCACGGTGAAGACGCACGTCAGCCGCCTGCTGGGGAAGCTGTCACTGCGCAGCCGCGTGCAAGCCGCGGTGCTCGCACAGGAGTTGGGGATCTAG
- a CDS encoding sensor histidine kinase: MAARLPRPRRFDCYVAAAGLLGGLLLWGIGLGVRPADEPVVLFDGKWPLLVPLVVMAACELLRRSAPRTGLLIGTAALIGDTLTQGSLVTVIMYTDVMYAAVLYGPPASARRIPWITGLLTVAGTVVPFALWRQPEALLIGVAVGIVSFAPASTGLIVRNHREAADAALLRADQTALLAEMDRVQAVTAERSRMARELHDMVANHLSAIAIHSTAALSLDDPATTRRALGVIRENSVEGLAEMRRLIGILRDDGGDTEPAAAPTLDGLGALVDGARANGLDVTLDAAHGENLPAPVELAAYRIVQESLTNALKHGAPGTVLVRLTRDETALRVRVTSPYGGRDAPRAPGSGAGLVGMRERAALLRGSFEAGAVADPGSPDGKIWAVCAVLPLTEGDLA; encoded by the coding sequence ATGGCCGCACGACTCCCCCGCCCGCGCCGCTTCGACTGCTACGTCGCCGCGGCCGGACTGCTCGGCGGCCTGCTGCTGTGGGGCATCGGGCTGGGCGTGCGACCGGCCGACGAGCCGGTCGTGCTGTTCGACGGCAAGTGGCCGCTGCTGGTCCCGCTCGTGGTCATGGCGGCCTGCGAGCTGCTGCGCCGCTCCGCTCCCCGCACCGGCCTGCTGATCGGCACCGCCGCGCTGATCGGGGACACGCTCACCCAGGGCAGCCTGGTCACGGTGATCATGTACACCGACGTGATGTACGCCGCCGTGCTCTACGGTCCGCCCGCCTCGGCCCGCCGCATCCCCTGGATCACCGGGCTTCTCACGGTGGCCGGGACGGTCGTGCCGTTCGCCCTGTGGCGGCAGCCCGAGGCGCTGCTGATCGGGGTCGCCGTCGGGATCGTGTCCTTCGCCCCCGCCTCCACCGGACTGATCGTGCGCAACCACCGCGAGGCCGCCGACGCGGCCCTGCTGCGGGCCGATCAGACCGCGTTGCTGGCCGAGATGGACCGGGTCCAGGCGGTGACGGCGGAACGCTCCCGGATGGCCCGCGAGCTGCACGACATGGTCGCCAACCACCTCTCCGCGATCGCCATCCACTCCACCGCCGCGCTCTCCCTGGACGACCCGGCCACCACCCGGCGGGCGCTCGGCGTGATCCGCGAGAACAGCGTGGAGGGGCTGGCCGAGATGCGCCGCCTCATCGGCATCCTGCGGGACGACGGCGGGGACACCGAGCCGGCCGCCGCCCCCACCCTCGACGGACTCGGCGCGCTGGTCGACGGCGCCCGCGCCAACGGCCTCGACGTCACGCTGGACGCGGCCCACGGCGAGAACCTGCCCGCGCCGGTCGAGCTGGCCGCGTACCGGATCGTGCAGGAGTCGCTGACCAACGCCCTCAAGCACGGAGCGCCGGGGACGGTCCTGGTCCGGCTCACCCGCGACGAAACGGCCCTGCGGGTGCGCGTGACCAGCCCGTACGGCGGCCGGGACGCCCCCCGGGCACCCGGTTCCGGCGCCGGTCTGGTCGGCATGCGGGAGCGTGCCGCGCTGCTGCGCGGCAGCTTCGAGGCCGGGGCGGTGGCGGACCCCGGCTCACCGGACGGCAAGATCTGGGCGGTGTGCGCCGTGCTGCCCCTGACCGAAGGAGACCTGGCATGA
- a CDS encoding cob(I)yrinic acid a,c-diamide adenosyltransferase: MVNLTRIYTRTGDQGTTALGDMSRVPKTDLRISAYADANEANAVIGTAIALGGLPEDVVKVLVRVQNDLFDVGADLSTPVVENPEFPPLRVEQFYVDKLEADCDRYLAEVEKLRSFILPGGTPGAALLHQACTVVRRAERSTWAALEAHGETMNPLTATYLNRLSDLLFILARVANKEVGDVLWVPGGER; this comes from the coding sequence ATGGTCAACCTGACGCGCATCTACACCCGGACCGGCGACCAGGGCACCACCGCCCTCGGTGACATGAGCCGGGTCCCGAAGACCGACCTCAGGATCTCCGCGTACGCCGACGCCAACGAGGCGAACGCGGTGATCGGCACGGCCATCGCCCTGGGCGGTCTGCCGGAGGACGTCGTCAAGGTCCTCGTCCGGGTCCAGAACGACCTGTTCGACGTGGGCGCGGACCTGTCGACGCCGGTGGTGGAGAACCCGGAGTTCCCGCCGCTCCGGGTCGAGCAGTTCTACGTCGACAAGCTGGAGGCGGACTGCGACCGCTACCTGGCCGAGGTGGAGAAGCTCCGCTCCTTCATCCTGCCCGGCGGCACGCCCGGCGCGGCGCTGCTGCACCAGGCGTGCACGGTGGTCCGGCGGGCCGAGCGCTCGACCTGGGCGGCGCTCGAGGCCCACGGCGAGACGATGAACCCGCTCACCGCGACCTACCTCAACCGCCTGTCCGACCTCCTGTTCATCCTGGCCCGCGTGGCGAACAAGGAGGTCGGGGACGTGCTGTGGGTGCCGGGCGGCGAACGCTGA
- a CDS encoding ABC transporter permease — protein sequence MLFHDTALIYGRYLRQSLRSRFALLFGVLMPLLYLLFFGPLLTDLPLGGRGSSWQVLVPGLLLQLGLFGASFAGFSVIIENGQGVVERMRVTPVSRLALLLGRVLRDATVFAFQAVLLVLAAVVMGLRAPLAGVLIGFAFVALLTVSLASLSYALAMKVRTPQSFGPAVNALTMPSMLLSGLMLPMTLGPAWLDVLSHLMPFRYLVDAVRDAYVGSYATAHMLYGTLVALAFTALAVTVGTRVFRSAGA from the coding sequence ATGCTGTTCCACGACACCGCGCTCATCTACGGCCGCTATCTGCGCCAGTCCCTGCGCTCCCGCTTCGCGCTGCTGTTCGGCGTGCTGATGCCGCTGCTGTACCTGCTCTTCTTCGGCCCGCTGCTGACCGATCTGCCACTCGGCGGGCGGGGCAGTTCCTGGCAGGTGCTGGTGCCGGGCCTGCTGCTCCAGCTGGGGCTGTTCGGCGCCTCCTTCGCCGGCTTCTCGGTCATCATCGAGAACGGTCAGGGCGTGGTCGAACGCATGCGCGTCACGCCGGTCAGCCGATTGGCGCTGCTGCTCGGCCGGGTGCTGCGGGACGCCACGGTCTTCGCCTTCCAGGCGGTGCTGCTGGTGCTGGCGGCCGTGGTGATGGGTCTGCGGGCGCCGCTGGCCGGGGTGCTGATCGGCTTCGCGTTCGTCGCCCTGCTCACGGTGTCGCTGGCGTCGCTGTCGTACGCGCTGGCGATGAAGGTCCGCACGCCGCAGTCGTTCGGGCCCGCCGTCAACGCGCTGACGATGCCGTCGATGCTGCTGTCCGGCCTGATGCTGCCGATGACCCTGGGACCGGCGTGGCTGGACGTGCTGTCGCACCTGATGCCGTTCCGCTATCTGGTGGACGCGGTGCGGGACGCCTACGTCGGCAGCTACGCGACGGCGCACATGCTGTACGGCACGCTGGTGGCGCTCGCGTTCACCGCACTGGCCGTGACGGTGGGCACACGCGTGTTCCGGAGCGCCGGTGCGTAA
- a CDS encoding ABC transporter ATP-binding protein — MAIISTAGLARTFTTARGPVEAVRGIDLTVREGEILGFLGPNGAGKTTTLRMLTTLLAPTGGAATVAGHDLATDPAGVRRACGYVAQSGGVDPQITVREELVTQGRLYRLPRARAEERAEELARDLDLTALLDRKCGALSGGQRRRLDIAMALTHRPKVLFLDEPTTGLDPGSRADLWDLVRRLRDEQGTTVFLTTHYLDEADALSDRLVVVDGGVVVAEGTPDALKREYGGAADAPLQDTFLAITGRSAAPADAAPVAV, encoded by the coding sequence ATGGCAATCATCAGTACGGCCGGCCTGGCCCGGACCTTCACGACCGCGCGCGGCCCGGTCGAGGCCGTGCGCGGCATCGACCTGACCGTCCGCGAGGGCGAGATCCTCGGCTTCCTGGGCCCCAACGGCGCCGGCAAGACCACCACCCTGCGGATGCTCACGACGCTGCTCGCCCCCACCGGCGGCGCGGCCACCGTCGCGGGACACGACCTGGCGACGGACCCCGCGGGGGTGCGCCGGGCCTGCGGGTACGTGGCGCAGTCGGGCGGGGTGGACCCGCAGATCACCGTGCGGGAGGAGCTGGTCACCCAGGGCCGCCTGTACCGGCTGCCCCGGGCGCGGGCCGAGGAGCGTGCGGAGGAACTCGCCCGCGACCTGGACCTCACCGCGCTGCTCGACCGCAAGTGCGGTGCGCTCTCCGGTGGTCAGCGGCGGCGGCTGGACATCGCCATGGCGCTCACGCACCGCCCGAAGGTCCTCTTCCTGGACGAGCCGACCACCGGGCTCGACCCGGGCAGCCGCGCCGACCTGTGGGACCTGGTGCGGCGGCTGCGCGACGAGCAGGGCACGACGGTCTTCCTCACCACCCACTACCTCGACGAGGCCGACGCGCTCTCCGACCGGCTGGTCGTCGTGGACGGCGGAGTGGTGGTCGCCGAGGGCACGCCGGACGCCCTGAAGCGGGAGTACGGCGGCGCGGCCGACGCCCCGCTCCAGGACACCTTCCTCGCCATCACCGGCCGCAGCGCCGCGCCGGCCGACGCCGCGCCCGTGGCCGTGTAG
- a CDS encoding TetR/AcrR family transcriptional regulator, whose amino-acid sequence MAEGLRERKKRQTRQYLSDVATGLFLERGFEAVTVAEVAEAANVSVNTVYNYFPAKEDLFLDRSKGVIDRLSRWVRGRGAGESAAYAVLRELRDEVESVSPRVGLMDGYAGFMKVVHESPALRSRMWAIGQEVLVNLEETLREETGAAADDPLPALMAGQINWLHGTVMMGIGQRMVAGGKPAQVSREMLLLLDEMEELLSEKVLNYAVRGAE is encoded by the coding sequence ATGGCCGAGGGACTCAGGGAACGGAAGAAGCGGCAGACCCGGCAGTACCTCTCGGACGTCGCCACGGGGCTGTTCCTGGAGCGCGGCTTCGAGGCGGTGACGGTCGCCGAGGTCGCGGAGGCCGCGAACGTCTCCGTGAACACCGTGTACAACTACTTCCCGGCCAAGGAGGACCTGTTCCTCGACCGCTCCAAGGGCGTGATCGACCGGCTGTCGCGCTGGGTGCGCGGGCGGGGCGCCGGGGAGTCCGCCGCGTACGCCGTCCTGCGCGAGCTGCGCGACGAGGTCGAGTCGGTCTCGCCGCGCGTGGGCCTGATGGACGGATACGCCGGATTCATGAAGGTCGTGCACGAGTCGCCCGCCCTGCGGTCCAGGATGTGGGCCATCGGCCAGGAGGTCCTGGTCAATCTGGAGGAGACCCTCAGGGAGGAGACCGGCGCCGCGGCCGACGATCCGCTGCCTGCCCTGATGGCCGGTCAGATCAACTGGCTGCACGGCACCGTGATGATGGGAATCGGCCAGCGCATGGTCGCCGGGGGCAAACCGGCCCAGGTCTCCCGCGAGATGCTCCTGCTGCTGGACGAGATGGAGGAGTTGTTGAGTGAGAAGGTGCTCAACTACGCCGTACGGGGCGCGGAGTGA
- a CDS encoding 3-hydroxyacyl-CoA dehydrogenase family protein produces MARKLAVIGAGLMGSGIAQVAAQAGWDVVLRDVTDEALRRGTDGIRTSYDRFVAKGKLAAEEADAALARITATTDLDAVADADVVVEAVFEKLEVKHEIFRALDQLVKDGAILASNTSAIPITKIAAVTERPEQVVGTHFFSPVPMMQLCELVRGYKTSDETLATAREFAESAGKTCIVVNRDVAGFVTTRLISALVVEAAKLYESGVATAEDIDLACKLGFGHAMGPLATADLTGVDILLHATGNIYTESQDEKFAPPELMRRMVDAGDIGRKSGQGFYKH; encoded by the coding sequence GTGGCACGGAAGCTCGCCGTCATCGGAGCCGGCCTCATGGGGTCCGGCATCGCCCAGGTCGCCGCACAGGCGGGCTGGGACGTCGTCCTGCGGGACGTCACCGACGAGGCGCTGCGGCGCGGCACGGACGGCATCCGCACCTCGTACGACAGGTTCGTCGCCAAGGGGAAGCTGGCGGCCGAGGAGGCCGACGCCGCGCTCGCGCGGATCACCGCGACCACCGACCTGGACGCCGTCGCGGACGCGGACGTGGTCGTGGAGGCCGTCTTCGAGAAGCTCGAGGTCAAGCACGAGATCTTCCGCGCGCTCGACCAACTGGTGAAGGACGGGGCGATCCTCGCGTCCAACACCTCCGCCATCCCGATCACCAAGATCGCGGCGGTGACGGAACGCCCCGAGCAGGTCGTCGGCACCCACTTCTTCTCGCCGGTCCCCATGATGCAGCTGTGCGAGCTGGTGCGCGGCTACAAGACAAGCGACGAAACGCTCGCCACCGCACGTGAGTTCGCCGAGTCCGCCGGCAAGACCTGCATCGTCGTCAACCGCGACGTCGCAGGCTTCGTGACCACCCGCCTCATCTCCGCCCTCGTCGTCGAGGCCGCGAAGCTGTACGAGTCGGGTGTCGCCACCGCCGAGGACATCGACCTCGCCTGCAAGCTGGGCTTCGGCCACGCCATGGGGCCGCTGGCCACCGCCGACCTGACGGGCGTCGACATCCTGCTGCACGCCACGGGCAACATCTACACCGAGTCCCAGGACGAGAAGTTCGCCCCGCCGGAGCTGATGCGCCGGATGGTGGACGCCGGTGACATCGGCCGCAAGAGCGGGCAGGGCTTCTACAAGCACTGA
- a CDS encoding STAS domain-containing protein, which translates to MHIRGDHVELVVGGRLDVRSAADARTVLHSAVDDGVGDLVLDLSELDSWDATGLGVIMGAHRRAGRCGRRLVLRGVPPQMQRLLVATRLHRILAIEGGIGVETLPRV; encoded by the coding sequence ATGCACATCAGGGGCGACCACGTCGAGCTGGTCGTCGGGGGCCGCCTCGACGTCCGCAGCGCGGCGGACGCCCGTACGGTCCTGCACTCGGCCGTCGACGACGGAGTCGGCGACCTGGTGCTGGACCTGTCAGAGCTGGACTCCTGGGACGCGACCGGCCTCGGCGTGATCATGGGGGCCCACCGGCGGGCCGGCCGCTGCGGCCGGCGGCTGGTGCTGCGCGGAGTACCTCCGCAGATGCAGCGCCTGCTGGTGGCCACCAGGCTGCACAGGATCCTGGCCATCGAGGGCGGCATCGGCGTGGAGACCCTGCCCAGGGTGTGA